The Candidatus Saccharimonadales bacterium nucleotide sequence TAAGCAACAATAATGATCGCGGCTAAAATACCAATGACCACAATGACGATCAAGAGCTCAACGATCGTAAAGCCTTTTTCTGACTTCATTTTTTTAATATTTGCGAAACTCATGCTAGGTGCCCCCTAATTAATTACTTTATGTCTGTAATATACTACGTTTAATAATTAAGCGCAAGCATTTTTAAGTGTACTCATTTAAGGGGTAGCAAGAAAAGT carries:
- a CDS encoding prepilin-type N-terminal cleavage/methylation domain-containing protein codes for the protein MSFANIKKMKSEKGFTIVELLIVIVVIGILAAIIIVA